Part of the Pseudomonas chlororaphis genome, CGGCCCGCCGAACTCGCCGACGTGGGCGGTCCCGGCATTGTTCAGCACCGCCACGTGCGGCTGGGTCAGGCCCACTGTGTAGGCGATTTCGCCGAGCCGCGAAGCGCCCAGCTCGATGACCGCGGCCGTGTGCTCCGGTGCCAGCTCCAGCAGGGTCAGTGGCACGCCGAGGTCGTTGTTCAGGTTGCCCCGGGTCGCCAGCACCGGCCCACGGGTGCGCAGGATGCTGGCCAGCATTTCCTTGACCGTGGTCTTGCCGCTGGAGCCGGTGATGGCCGCGACCGGGTTGCCATACGCCGCGCGATTCAGCGCACCGAGTTGGCCCAGGGCCTGGCGCGTGTCGTCGACCAGCAACTGTGGCAGCGCGCTGTTGGTCACTTCGCGCTCGACCAGCGCCGCGACTGCACCTTTGGTCGCTACGTCGTTCAGGTAATCGTGGCCGTCGAAGCGCGGGCCGGTCAGGGCGACGAACAACTGGCCCGGCACAATGGCCCGGCTGTCGATGCTGACGCCGTTGAAGGTGGCGTCCGCGGCGATGAGGCGCGCATTCAGGGCGCTGGTCAATTCGCTGAGCGTCAGGGCCTTAAGCATGGGCCACCTCCCACGCGGTCAGGGCGTGATCCGCTTCCACCAGGTCGGAGAAGGCATGGCGCACGCCGTTGATTTCCTGGTAGTCCTCGTGGCCCTTGCCGGCCAGCACGATCACGTCGTCCGCCGAAGCGCCGGCGATCAACTGGGCGATGGCCTGGCCGCGACCGGCCACGAAGGTGACGTTATCCGCCACCGAGAATCCGGCACGGATGTCGTCGAAAATCTGCAACGGGTTTTCGGTCCGTGGGTTGTCATCGGTGACCAGCACGCCGTCGGCCAGCCGCTCGACCACTTCGGCCATCAGCGGGCGCTTGCCGCGATCGCGATCGCCGCCGCAGCCGAACAGGCACAGCAACTTGCCCTTGGCATGGGGCCGCAGGGCCATCAAAACTTTTTCCAGCGCATCGGGCGTATGGGCGTAGTCGACCACCACCAGCGGTTGCGTGCCGCCACCCAGGCGCTGCATGCGCCCGGCCGGGCCTTCGAGCTTGGGCAGGACCTTGAGGATTTCGTCCAGCGCGTAGTCCAGGCCCAGCAAGGCGCCGATGGCGGCCAGTACGTTGCTCAGGTTGAAGCGACCGAGCAAGGTGCTGCGCAAATGGTGTTCGCCCTGGGGCGTGACCAACGTGGCGCGCACGCCCTCGTCATCGAACTGGGCCTGGCGTACATAGAGGTAGGCACCCGCGTCTTCCAGGCTGTAGGTGATCAGCCGGGACTCGTGCGAGTCGGCGGCCAGTTGCCGGCCGAACGCGTCGTCGATGTTGATGACCCGGCATTTCAGGTCATTCCAGGCGAAGAGCTTGGCCTTGGCTTCGCCGTAGGCCTGCATGGTGCCGTGGTAGTCCAGGTGATCGCGGGACAGGTTGGTCAGCACGGCGACATCGAACGCCAGCGCGGTCACGCGTCCCTGATCCAGGCCATGGGAGGACACTTCCATCGCGACGGCCTTGGCACCGGCCTTCTTCAGGTCGGCCAGGGTCGCTTGCACGGCGATCGGGTTCGGCGTGGTGTGCAGGCCGC contains:
- a CDS encoding UDP-N-acetylmuramoylalanyl-D-glutamate--2,6-diaminopimelate ligase, whose protein sequence is MSLSLNKIFAHAGHDLLIRELALDSRNVRAGDLFLAVPGARFDGRAHIADALQRGAAAVAYEVQGATVLPITDVPLIPVKGLAAQLSDIAGRFYGDPSRHLNLIGVTGTNGKTSVTQLVAQALDLLGQHCGIVGTLGSGFHGALASGLHTTPNPIAVQATLADLKKAGAKAVAMEVSSHGLDQGRVTALAFDVAVLTNLSRDHLDYHGTMQAYGEAKAKLFAWNDLKCRVINIDDAFGRQLAADSHESRLITYSLEDAGAYLYVRQAQFDDEGVRATLVTPQGEHHLRSTLLGRFNLSNVLAAIGALLGLDYALDEILKVLPKLEGPAGRMQRLGGGTQPLVVVDYAHTPDALEKVLMALRPHAKGKLLCLFGCGGDRDRGKRPLMAEVVERLADGVLVTDDNPRTENPLQIFDDIRAGFSVADNVTFVAGRGQAIAQLIAGASADDVIVLAGKGHEDYQEINGVRHAFSDLVEADHALTAWEVAHA